From a single Tachypleus tridentatus isolate NWPU-2018 chromosome 6, ASM421037v1, whole genome shotgun sequence genomic region:
- the PIG-G gene encoding phosphatidylinositol glycan anchor biosynthesis class G — MEMVKVRLLELILCVLLYVIGLGLFFRGFFPAKSLFREKLKHSYSVDTDNVLKFMVSPECEKSEIGSCPECSSFNFAGKNKTEPLINRLVFIVIDALRADFIPSIQNGIFSHNKPTMPYVEKALKNGVAFGFVSKAQAPTVTLPRIKAMMTGNVPGFIDVIINLDAKSLKEDNLVTQAYHNNKTLVFYGDDMWLKLFPEHFSRFEGTTSFFVSDYTEVDNNVTRHLKEEMKSYDWDILILHYLGLDHIGHLAGLESTLLLTKLQEMDGIIEFIAESLVTLDRESSLTSLVVVCGDHGMSPRGSHGGVSPGEVSTPLIILSSKGWSRDLVQIKHSVISEVSQIDLTPTLAILLGLPIPINSIGSIIPGIVEALGMRDDQQLNVLYSIAAHLMQVMKESSNDGLKASYLDLFKTALNAHKEWSTFWAKHFPEDSKFSDLAKKAKRNYVQLMSAVRNELISRATNYDMYALYVGIYITSQISFVIVLVTMSNSNTVYLYYLRNMKCETTLITSFVVIMIAMFTHMYVCSSEDCKSSLCHSSLNFITLTILIVVSFLSLFYLNLFCNWDKINWFRKFSKTKTLICLSFVLHFMSFTSSSFIEEEHQLCYYFATTIQLVACVSYLKHFSGENLCKNLKASCISAKRTENIHFYQQGSNCPLNWSPKVDYLGQTNILNSSFTSFKVTFSLLFQLIGNCKELYLSLASLVICRILRSWNSTGDKWSHLPDVGDWLRLPENETFLNLAIILSFLLILRILSSRKDTLSSVVFTCGMACVLLYHVENLSIQHKQITVSERSQVKAHLVYVQVLLLILCAILKGFHTFWSGVSSYEKLKNITCAWNRLILGWVLLSCLLHRSHNIPMFALLVCEEQITWMIFRGLTKNITVLTTVYFWMGMASFFFQGNSNSLSTIDVSSGYVGLTSYNPILVGTLMVCNTYSTFLLWFLKLNSRLFQLLDATGKFDKEQENIPLVETIIESSGLLLCVRFVTVSVYLGLLLIQRHHLFVWTVFSPKLLYETAHVMLFVCFLLTSSLSCYAV, encoded by the coding sequence ATGGAAATGGTGAAAGTGAGGCTGCTTGAATTGATTTTATGTGTTCTATTGTATGTGATAGGACTTGGTCTCTTTTTTAGAGGATTTTTTCCCGCAAAGTCTTTGTTTAGAGAAAAACTCAAACACAGCTATTCTGTCGATACtgataatgtattaaaatttatggTTTCTCCCGAGTGTGAGAAAAGTGAAATTGGAAGCTGTCCTGAATGTTCATCCTTTAATTTTgctggaaaaaataaaacagaaccaTTAATTAACAGgttagtgtttattgttatagaTGCCCTTCGTGCCGACTTTATTCCAAGCATTCAAAATGGAATTTTCAGTCATAATAAACCTACTATGCCTTACGTAGAGAAAGCTTTGAAGAATGGTGTGGCCTTTGGATTTGTCAGTAAGGCTCAAGCCCCAACAGTTACTTTACCAAGAATTAAAGCTATGATGACAGGAAATGTACCAGGATTTATTGATGTCATAATTAATCTTGATGCAAAATCACTGAAAGAAGATAACCTAGTGACACAGGCTTATCATAATAATAAGACTTTAGTGTTTTACGGTGATGACATGTGGTTGAAGTtatttccagaacatttcagtcGGTTTGAAGGAACAacatcattttttgtttctgattACACTGAAGTTGATAATAATGTAACTCGACatttaaaagaagaaatgaaaAGTTATGATTGGGATATTTTAATTCTTCATTATCTTGGTTTGGATCACATTGGCCATCTTGCAGGACTAGAATCAACCTTGCTTCTAACAAAACTGCAGGAAATGGATGGTATTATAGAGTTTATTGCTGAATCCCTAGTGACATTAGATAGAGAATCTTCTCTCACGTCACTAGTTGTTGTTTGTGGAGACCATGGTATGAGTCCGCGAGGAAGTCATGGAGGGGTTTCACCAGGAGAAGTGTCAACACCATTAATTATTCTGAGTTCCAAAGGTTGGAGCAGGGATCTTGTTCAAATTAAGCATTCTGTAATATCAGAAGTTTCACAGATTGATTTAACACCTACATTAGCCATCCTTCTTGGTTTGCCTATCCCCATTAACAGCATTGGATCCATCATTCCAGGTATTGTGGAAGCACTAGGCATGAGAGATGACCAGCAGTTAAATGTATTGTATTCTATTGCTGCCCACCTTATGCAGGTAATGAAAGAGAGCTCTAATGATGGATTGAAAGCTTCCTACTTAGATCTTTTTAAGACAGCCCTGAATGCTCACAAGGAATGGAGTACATTTTGGGCTAAACATTTCCCGGAAGATAGCAAGTTCTCAGATCTTGCAAAAAAAGCCAAACGTAACTATGTGCAGCTTATGTCAGCAGTAAGAAATGAACTAATATCACGTGCAACAAACTATGATATGTATGCATTATATGTAGGTATTTATATCACTAGTCAAATATCTTTTGTTATTGTACTTGTCACGATGTCCAATAGTAATACTGTTTACTTGTATTATTTACGAAATATGAAATGTGAAACAACTTTAATAACAAGCTTTGTTGTCATCATGATAGCCATGTTTACCCACATGTATGTCTGTAGTAGTGAAGATTGTAAAAGTTCTTTGTGTCACAGTAGTTTAAACTTTATCACTCTTACTATTCTGATAGTTGTGAGTTTTTTGtccttgttttatttaaatttattttgtaattgggATAAAATTAATTGGTTTAGAAAGtttagtaaaactaaaactttaatatGTCTTAGTTTTGTGCTACATTTTATGAGTTTCACATCATCTAGTTTTATTGAAGAGGAACACcagttatgttattattttgcaACCACAATACAGTTGGTAGCATGTGTATCTTACTTAAAGCATTTTTCTGGAGAAAACCTTTGTAAAAACTTGAAAGCCAGTTGTATAAGTGCTAAAAGGacagaaaacattcatttttatcAACAAGGTAGTAATTGTCCACTAAATTGGAGTCCAAAAGTAGATTATTTAggccaaacaaatattttaaattcgagttttacttcttttaaagtaacattttcacTTCTATTCCAATTAATAGGGAACTGTAAAGAGTTATATTTATCTCTGGCATCTCTTGTTATTTGTAGAATATTGCGTAGCTGGAACAGTACAGGAGATAAATGGTCTCATTTACCAGATGTAGGAGATTGGTTAAGATTACCAGAGAATGAAACATTTCTCAATTTGGCTATCATTTTGTCATTTCTTCTTATTTTAAGAATACTTTCCAGTAGAAAAGACACATTATCAAGTGTTGTATTCACCTGTGGCATGGCTTGTGTGTTGCTATATCATGTAGAAAATTTGAGTATTCAGcacaaacagataactgtttCTGAAAGAAGTCAAGTAAAAGCACATTTAGTGTATGTTCAAGTGCTACTATTGATTTTATGTGCTATTTTGAAGGGTTTTCATACCTTCTGGAGTGGGGTTTCTAGTTAtgagaaacttaaaaatattacttgtGCTTGGAATAGATTAATACTTGGTTGGGTACTGTTATCATGTCTTTTACATCGGTCACACAACATTCCAATGTTCGCACTGCTTGTATGTGAGGAACAAATAACGTGGATGATTTTCCGGGgccttacaaaaaatattactgttcTAACAACTGTGTATTTCTGGATGGGGATGGCAAGTTTCTTTTTTCAGGGAAATTCTAATAGTCTTTCCACTATTGATGTGTCATCTGGTTATGTAGGGTTGACAAGTTATAATCCTATTTTAGTAGGCACTTTAATGGTTTGCAATACCTATTCAACATTCTTGTTGTGGTTTCTGAAACTTAATTCACGACTTTTTCAACTTTTGGATGCAACAGGAAAGTttgacaaagaacaagaaaacataCCTTTAGTAGAAACAATCATAGAGTCTTCTGGTCTTCTGCTTTGTGTTAGGTTTGTGACCGTTTCAGTTTATTTAGGTTTACTGTTGATCCAAAGACATCATTTGTTTGTATGGACAGTGTTCAGTCCCAAATTATTGTACGAGACTGCACatgtaatgttgtttgtttgttttttattaacatcTTCACTGTCATGCTATGCtgtatga